One part of the Rutidosis leptorrhynchoides isolate AG116_Rl617_1_P2 chromosome 1, CSIRO_AGI_Rlap_v1, whole genome shotgun sequence genome encodes these proteins:
- the LOC139885724 gene encoding ras-related protein RABA2a-like codes for MGRRPDDEYDYLFKVVLIGDSGVGKSNLLSRFTRNEFCLESKSTIGVEFATRTLQVEGKTVKAQIWDTAGQERYRAITSAYYRGALGALLVYDVTKPTTFENVKRWLKELRDHADSNIVIMLIGNKTDLKHLRAVSTEDAQIFAEKEGLSFIETSALEAVNVEKSFQTILGEIYKIISKKSLAAGNQAAGGSIKQGETLVVGAQEANTKNTCCSSF; via the exons ATGGGGAGGAGACCGGACGATGAGTACGATTATTTGTTCAAAGTCGTACTTATCGGCGATTCAGGTGTCGGTAAATCTAATCTTCTTTCTCGATTCACTCGTAACGAATTTTGTTTAGAATCTAAATCCACAATCGGTGTTGAATTCGCCACTCGTACACTGCAA GTAGAGGGAAAAACAGTGAAGGCTCAGATATGGGACACAGCCGGACAGGAGCGATACCGAGCCATAACGAGCGCCTATTACAGGGGTGCCCTTGGTGCACTTCTTGTATATGATGTCACAAAACCAACAACGTTTGAAAACGTAAAGAGGTGGCTTAAGGAACTGAGGGACCATGCAGATTCAAATATTGTGATCATGCTTATTGGAAACAAAACTGATCTCAAACATTTGAGGGCTGTTTCAACAGAAGATGCTCAAATTTTTGCAGAAAAGGAAGGGCTTTCGTTCATTGAAACGTCTGCTTTAGAAGCGGTTAATGTCGAGAAGTCATTTCAAACAATACTTGGTGAGATTTATAAGATTATCAGCAAAAAATCTTTAGCGGCAGGTAATCAAGCAGCTGGTGGTAGCATTAAACAAGGAGAGACACTTGTGGTTGGAGCGCAGGAAGCCAACACAAAAAACACTTGTTGCTCTTCATTCTAA